The Pleurodeles waltl isolate 20211129_DDA chromosome 6, aPleWal1.hap1.20221129, whole genome shotgun sequence genome has a segment encoding these proteins:
- the LOC138302182 gene encoding uncharacterized protein has product MKRYNPIARKAASSGALNTIGRYYRTLAPLTMDENAQQDVPATQDTDVTGFEEELCYRLEKLNLKAVSTQISPIKGPDSDSNASKDELSVASNFIDIEDVEECVAPPNSPIYEDMGDQEATESEAVIVQPSGVSSGTVSAPMDLCDSQDFRGASECDANMENVAEESEPLEGSTPKVNAVNFYCLCCSRQSGSVTSQNKEPRKKCVCTYTSRDFEKEAPGVPWATIWPVKGFAAAAVNACVKRDYYDLCYGHKINAPQQDAHECLYDAYTPRIIRHICSRIDPHRVYRLLRVVYGLSAVKKGVHSDMIKVLAAAVNEIRYAAEPCSKLDRMHGMCPHFDISMLERVIKRRMCDIYHKNRRMKSLAPRKLF; this is encoded by the exons atgaagagatacaatccgatcgcaagaaaagcagcctcctcaggggccctgaacactattggtagatattaccggaccctcgcccctcttacgatggatgagaatgcacaacaggatgtccctgccacccaagataccgatgttaccggttttgaagaggaactttgctaccggcttgaaaagctcaacctcaaggctgtgtcgacccagatatcccctattaaggggcccgacagcgacagcaatgcctcgaaagatgaattaagtgttgcatctaacttcatagacattgaagatgttgaagaatgtgtagcaccaccgaattcgcccatctatgaagacatgggcgaccaggaggccaccgagtcagaggccgttattgtacagccgtcaggtgtaagctccggcactgtttctgccccaatggacctctgcgactcccaggatttcagaggagcctctgagtgtgatgcgaatatggag aacgtagctgaagaaagtgagcctctagaagggtcaactccaaaggttaacgccgtaaatttttactgcttatgctgttccagacagtctggaagtgttacaagccagaacaaagagcctcgtaagaaatgtgtctgcacctacactagccgcgattttgaaaaggaagctccgggtgtaccctgggccaccatatggccagttaaaggttttgcagcggccgctgtgaacgcctgtgttaaacgggattattatgatctttgttacgggcataaaattaatgcgcCTCAACAGGATGCTCATGAAtgtttatacgatgcatacacaccaagaataattcgccacatttgtagtcggatagaccctcaccgggtatataggttgttaagggttgtgtatgggctgtcggctgtgaagaaaggtgtccacagtgatatgattaaggtcttggctgcggctgtcaatgagatccgatacgctgctgagccctgctcaaaactcgaccgcatgcatggtatgtgtccccactttgacataagtatgttagaacgggttataaaaagacgaatgtgtgacatttatcataaaaacagaagaatgaagtctctagccccacgaaagctgttttag